One part of the Phragmites australis chromosome 3, lpPhrAust1.1, whole genome shotgun sequence genome encodes these proteins:
- the LOC133913766 gene encoding pirin-like protein, which yields MTTTTTMRLRQHLTSTSPIYGMPPTFARISNTHHRLSVTPPQKRTTRAMSSSSSTSSDAAVAAAAPFENPRTVVKKLLAESQPEGQGATVRRSIGRHELRNLDPFLMLDEFSVSKPAGFPDHPHRGFETVTYMLEGAFTHQDFAGHKGTIRAGDVQWMTAGRGIVHSEMPAGDGVQKGLQLWINLSAKDKMIEPRYQELQSKDISRAEKDGVEVRIIAGEAFGVRSPVYTRTPTMYMDFTMQPGSQLHQPVPEGWTAFVYIIDGEGVFGREKAAPVTAHHCLVLGPGDGLSVWNKSGAPLRFALVGGQPLGEPVVQHGPFVMNTRAEIQQAMEDYYYGRNGFEKARQWSSSA from the exons atgacgacgacgacgacgatgaggcTGAGGCAGCACCTCACCTCCACCTCCCCTATTTATGGCATGCCACCCACCTTCGCCAGGATCAGCAACACCCATCACCGCCTCTCCGTGACACCACCGCAAAAGCGAACAA CTCGAGCcatgtcgtcgtcgtcatcgacTTCTTCCGATGCTGCCGTGGCGGCCGCGGCGCCGTTCGAGAACCCGAGGACGGTGGTGAAGAAGCTCCTGGCGGAGTCGCAGCCCGAGGGACAGGGCGCCACCGTCCGGAGGAGCATCGGCAG GCACGAGCTTAGGAACCTGGACCCTTTCCTCATGCTCGACGAGTTCTCAG TCTCCAAACCCGCTGGATTCCCCGATCATCCCCACAGAGGATTCGAGACCGTCACCTACATGCTTGAG GGGGCCTTCACCCACCAGGACTTCGCTGGCCACAAGGGCACCATCAGGGCAGGGGATGTGCAG TGGATGACGGCCGGCCGTGGCATCGTGCACTCGGAGATGCCGGCGGGCGACGGGGTGCAGAAGGGCCTCCAGCTCTGGATCAACCTCTCCGCAAAAGACAAGAT GATCGAGCCCCGGTACCAAGAACTCCAGAGCAAGGACATCAGCCGCGCCGAGAAGGACGGCGTCGAGGTCAGGATCATCGCCGGTGAGGCCTTTGGCGTGCGGTCTCCTGTCTACACCCGTACCCCCACAATGTACATGGACTTCACCATGCAGCCAGGTTCCCAGCTGCACCAGCCCGTCCCGGAGGGCTGGACCGCCTTCGTGTACATCATCGACGGCGAGGGCGTGTTCGGCCGGGAGAAGGCCGCCCCCGTCACCGCGCACCACTGCCTGGTGCTCGGCCCCGGCGACGGGCTCAGCGTGTGGAACAAGTCCGGCGCGCCGCTGCGGTTCGCGCTGGTGGGCGGGCAGCCGCTGGGCGAGCCGGTGGTGCAGCACGGGCCGTTCGTGATGAACACGCGAGCCGAGATCCAGCAGGCCATGGAGGACTACTACTACGGCAGGAACGGGTTCGAGAAGGCCAGGCAGTGGAGCAGCTCTGCCTGA